A single genomic interval of Bradyrhizobium japonicum USDA 6 harbors:
- a CDS encoding phenylacetaldoxime dehydratase family protein, translating into MESAIPLHLETQRTRQKRVPDDYQPPYPSFVARYKPAVSRVVMAYFGVQYRGAAPAAATAALAEIAARFAAEGGPSHWDRARYVDRAGYETVVSVAYWDDVARFDAWFEPARQAWTVKAREGIGTFTEVLRPAVARHETLFSSLDRPEGVAAIADGMSGEVREHAYWGGMRDRIPLSQTDPMTPGGAPELIRDGARLRVKAHDNLCLIRSGQDWSDTEASERKLYLDDVEPVLREGMDFLRDDGLAIGCYASRYMQVLSTDGKVSEKSYGQSWWKSLAALERWAESHPTHVKIFGAAMKYLSTLGPSAKLRLYHEVTVAAADEQFFEYLNCHSKTGMLAAVETVNA; encoded by the coding sequence ATGGAATCCGCAATTCCTCTGCATCTCGAGACCCAGCGCACGCGCCAAAAGCGCGTGCCGGACGATTACCAGCCGCCATATCCGTCGTTCGTGGCGCGCTACAAGCCCGCCGTAAGCCGCGTCGTGATGGCCTATTTCGGTGTGCAGTATCGCGGTGCGGCGCCGGCGGCTGCGACGGCGGCTCTCGCCGAGATCGCGGCGCGGTTTGCTGCCGAGGGCGGGCCTTCGCATTGGGACCGCGCCCGCTACGTCGACCGCGCCGGTTATGAGACCGTCGTGTCGGTTGCCTATTGGGACGACGTCGCGCGCTTCGACGCATGGTTCGAGCCGGCACGCCAGGCGTGGACTGTGAAGGCGCGCGAGGGCATTGGCACCTTCACCGAGGTATTGCGTCCCGCCGTGGCCCGGCACGAGACGCTGTTCTCCTCGCTGGACCGGCCCGAGGGCGTGGCCGCAATCGCCGACGGCATGAGCGGCGAGGTGCGGGAGCACGCCTATTGGGGCGGCATGCGCGATCGCATTCCGCTGTCGCAGACCGATCCGATGACGCCGGGCGGCGCGCCAGAATTGATCCGCGACGGCGCGCGGCTGCGGGTGAAGGCGCACGACAATCTCTGCCTGATCCGCTCCGGGCAGGATTGGAGCGATACGGAGGCATCGGAGCGAAAGCTCTATCTCGACGACGTCGAGCCGGTGCTGCGCGAGGGCATGGATTTCCTGCGCGACGACGGGCTAGCGATCGGATGCTACGCCAGCCGCTACATGCAGGTGCTCTCCACCGACGGCAAAGTGAGCGAAAAGTCCTACGGCCAGAGCTGGTGGAAGAGCCTCGCCGCACTTGAGCGCTGGGCGGAGTCGCATCCGACCCACGTCAAGATATTCGGCGCGGCGATGAAATACCTGTCGACGCTCGGGCCGTCGGCAAAGCTACGGCTCTATCACGAGGTCACGGTGGCCGCCGCGGACGAGCAGTTCTTCGAATATCTGAACTGCCATTCGAAGACCGGCATGCTGGCGGCGGTCGAGACCGTCAACGCCTAG